The window CCAGCATCCATTAATAATTACAATCCAATTTACGAATCAACTATTAATCAAATTATCGGGAGGCTTTAGCAGTTAATATGATCCTGCTGATAACAGTTATGATACCTTCCGCTTGCACCCTTAGCTGGGTTGAAGTAGGCAAATGGTCGCTTCTTTCACATACAATTATCCAAAAAAGGGCTTCACTCGTTTCCTTAACAGCTCCTTTCATCTTATGAATAAAATCAGCCTTACTTTCTGCATGCTGGGCCTCAAAAACATGCGCTCCGGGACTTGTTCCTGAACGCATCAGTTGATTGGCCAGGTCATACTGTTTCAATCCTCTCAATATTTCACAGAACTTCAAAATTTCGACAGCAAAATCCAATGTCATCCCTACAATCTTGTTAGGCTCCTGCATATCATCAATTTTACAGCAACCTAACAATTCCTACACTATCCTACTACCGTTTAATAACCCAAAACAAGGTAGGGAGTATTAAATCCAATGGTATGAATATCCGCACATGTCCACATGTTCACATATCCACATGTCCACATGACTACCACTTATTTATAGGATCTCTGACTCGGCTTCGCTACTTCGAACATCAGCTCTTCCTTATGCAGGTTCCAGTTGTGTTCGCCGGCGTATTCCCAAGCAGCAACATAGGCGTACTTGGCATCGTCACGCATGGCTTCACCTTCTTCGGTCTGGCTTTCCTCACGGAAGTGACCACCACAACTTTCGTTACGGTTCAGGGCATCAATACACATCAATTCACCCAGTTCAATGAAGTCGGCTACACGGTTGGCTTTGTCCAGCTCAGGGTTCATTTCATTGATACCACCGGGGATGCGCACATCAGACCAGAATTCCTTCTTCAGCTGGCGGATCTCATCGATCGCCTGCTTTAACCCTTCCTCGTTACGGGCCATACCACACTTATCCCACATGATCTTACCTAAACGCTTGTGGAAGCTTTCTACTGTTTGCTTACCATTGATATTCATCAGCTGGTTGATCCTGTCTGCCACTTCCTTCTCCGCTGCAACGAAGGCAGGGTGATCGGTTGGGATGGCCGGTGTACGGATCTCATCAGCCAGGTAGTTTCCGATTGTATAGGGAATAACGAAATAGCCATCAGCAAGACCCTGCATCAGCGCAGAGGCACCCAAACGGTTGGCACCGTGGTCGGAGAAGTTGGCTTCACCGAGGGCATAGAGACCCGGAACAGTGGTCATCAGTTCGTAGTCAACCCACAACCCACCCATGGTGTAGTGAACGGCAGGGTAAATACGCATGGGCACTTCGTAGGGGTTCTCACCGGTGATCTTCTCGTACATATCGAAAAGGTTACCGTACTTCTCTTTCACCACTTCCTTACCCAGTTCGGTGATCATGTCCGCACTGGCACCTTGGATATTGCGCTTATTCACTTCTGCCTTGCCATAACGCTGGATGGCATCAGCATAGTCGAGGTATACAGCCTGCTTGGAAGTTCCTACGCCATAACCGGCATCACAACGCTCCTTGGCAGCACGGCTGGCCACGTCGCGGGGAACCAGGTTACCGAAGGCAGGATACCTTCTTTCCAGGTAGTAATCCCTTTCTTCTTCAGGAATCTCATTTGGTTTGCGATCATCACCCTGCTTCTTGGGCACCCAGATACGACCGTCGTTACGCAGAGATTCCGACATCAGGGTCAGTTTGCTCTGGTGGTCACCGCTAACCGGTATACAGGTGGGGTGGATCTGCGTGAAGCAGGGGTTACCGAAGTAAGCACCCTTCTTGTGGGCCTTCCAGGCGGCAGTTACGTTGCTACCCATCGCGTTGGTGCTGAGGTAGAATACGTTACCATAACCTCCAGAGCACAGCAATACCGCATGGCCGAAATGGCGCTCCAGCTGGCCGGTAACGAGGTTACGGACAATGATACCGCGTGCCTTGCCATCGATAACCACCACATCCAGCATTTCATGACGGCTGTACATGGCTACATTACCCAGGGCCACCTGGCGCTCCAGGGCCTGGTAGGCGCCGATCAGCAACTGCTGGCCGGTCTGACCGGCAGCATAGAAGGTACGCTGAACCTGGGTCCCACCGAAGGATCGGTTGCTCAGCAATCCACCATATTCGCGGGCGAAGGGAACCCCTTGTGCCACACATTGGTCGATGATATTTACACTCACCTCAGCAAGGCGATGCACGTTGGCCTCACGGGCACGGTAGTCGCCCCCCTTAATAGTGTCGTAGAAAAGTCGGAAAACGGAATCACCATCATTCTGGTAATTCTTGGCGGCATTGATACCACCCTGTGCTGCAATGGAGTGCGCACGACGGGGAGAATCCTGGAAACAGAATGCCTTTACTTTATACCCTAACTCTCCCAGTGCGGCAGCGGCTGAAGCGCCTGCCAGACCGGTACCTACAACAATCACCTCCAGTTTACGCTTGTTGGCCGGGTTAACCAGCTTACAATGACCCTTGAAATAGGTCCACTTCTGATCTAAAGGTCCGGCGGGAATTTTAGAATTGAGCATATATCCTAAGTTAGATTCGTTAAAGTGTTGAAATTACACGGTATTTGTTTTACACAACCATTTTGTTGTCTGAATGCCTTTACGCTATTGGGATACCTTCAACATGACCAGAAGGCAGGCCCTTCATTTAGGCTACCCAGCCAAGGTACATGGCAATTGGCATCAGCGCAAAGAGCAGCGGAACCAGGATGGAAAAGCCCAATCCCAGTGATTCCAACAGCACATTGTATTTTTTGTTGTGTACACCCACCGTACGGAAGGCACTCTGGAAACCATGGGCCAGGTGGTATCCAAGGGAGATACAACCCAACACATATACGATCACCACCCAAAGCTGGGAGAAAACGATCTTCATTTCACCAAACATATCGTGCATTTCCACGCCATTATAGGCTACCGGGGCCAGGGTATGGGTGAAACGGGCTTTAGTCCAGAAATGGGCCAGGTGCAAGACCAGGAATAACAGGATCAGGGTACCCAACAAGCCCATGGCACGACTGTACCACTTGCTGCCACGGTTCCCCAGGTTCACTTCATAACCTACTGCACGGGCACTACGGTTCTTTGCTTCCAGCATGAAACCCTGAACGATATGCAGGAGCAGTCCGGCGAAAAGGCCAATTTCCATAATGCGGATCACCACGGTTGAACCCATGAAATGAGCAGCCTTGTTGAACATGGTGCCATTATCATCGGCATTGAAGATGGGGAGATCGGCGAATATGCAGGCGTTGATGCCTACGTGTACAATGAGGAATGAAATCAGGAATAATCCGGTAAGACCCATTACGAACTTCTTTCCAACCGAAGAGGTGAAGAAATCAGACCATTTCATACGGAGCTAGTGTTTATGATTTG is drawn from Flavihumibacter rivuli and contains these coding sequences:
- a CDS encoding four helix bundle protein; its protein translation is MQEPNKIVGMTLDFAVEILKFCEILRGLKQYDLANQLMRSGTSPGAHVFEAQHAESKADFIHKMKGAVKETSEALFWIIVCERSDHLPTSTQLRVQAEGIITVISRIILTAKASR
- a CDS encoding fumarate reductase/succinate dehydrogenase flavoprotein subunit yields the protein MLNSKIPAGPLDQKWTYFKGHCKLVNPANKRKLEVIVVGTGLAGASAAAALGELGYKVKAFCFQDSPRRAHSIAAQGGINAAKNYQNDGDSVFRLFYDTIKGGDYRAREANVHRLAEVSVNIIDQCVAQGVPFAREYGGLLSNRSFGGTQVQRTFYAAGQTGQQLLIGAYQALERQVALGNVAMYSRHEMLDVVVIDGKARGIIVRNLVTGQLERHFGHAVLLCSGGYGNVFYLSTNAMGSNVTAAWKAHKKGAYFGNPCFTQIHPTCIPVSGDHQSKLTLMSESLRNDGRIWVPKKQGDDRKPNEIPEEERDYYLERRYPAFGNLVPRDVASRAAKERCDAGYGVGTSKQAVYLDYADAIQRYGKAEVNKRNIQGASADMITELGKEVVKEKYGNLFDMYEKITGENPYEVPMRIYPAVHYTMGGLWVDYELMTTVPGLYALGEANFSDHGANRLGASALMQGLADGYFVIPYTIGNYLADEIRTPAIPTDHPAFVAAEKEVADRINQLMNINGKQTVESFHKRLGKIMWDKCGMARNEEGLKQAIDEIRQLKKEFWSDVRIPGGINEMNPELDKANRVADFIELGELMCIDALNRNESCGGHFREESQTEEGEAMRDDAKYAYVAAWEYAGEHNWNLHKEELMFEVAKPSQRSYK
- a CDS encoding succinate dehydrogenase cytochrome b subunit, with product MKWSDFFTSSVGKKFVMGLTGLFLISFLIVHVGINACIFADLPIFNADDNGTMFNKAAHFMGSTVVIRIMEIGLFAGLLLHIVQGFMLEAKNRSARAVGYEVNLGNRGSKWYSRAMGLLGTLILLFLVLHLAHFWTKARFTHTLAPVAYNGVEMHDMFGEMKIVFSQLWVVIVYVLGCISLGYHLAHGFQSAFRTVGVHNKKYNVLLESLGLGFSILVPLLFALMPIAMYLGWVA